CGATAATCTATGGGATGTTTCAACTTCATTGAAAGGTCTTGTAGGTGGGTTAGGTCTTATCATTGTAGGTTTAATAACTTTATTTAAAGGATGGAAATGATAACAGTAGAAGAAGCCAAACATATAATTTTAGAAAACACACAAGATTTCGGAATTGAAGAAATTCCATTTTTACAAGCTGTCGGAAGAGTTTTAAAAGAAGATATTGTCGCTGATAGAGATTTTCCTCCATTCAACCGAGTGGCAATGGATGGTATTGCGATTAATCATCGTTTTTTTGAGCACGGTGTTCGCGATTTTAAAACTGAAGGAATCCAAGCTGCTGGAAGTCCACAACAAACACTGGATAATGCCGCCAACTGTTATGAGGTTATGACAGGAGCTGTATTACCTAACAATACTGATACAGTAATTCGCTATGAAGATGTTGAGATTAATACGCTAGTAGCTACTATTACTATTGATGAAATTAAAGAAGGACAAAACATCCATACACAGGGTTCTGATAAAAGTGAAGGTACAATTCTAATAAAAAAGAACACTATAATTTCTGCTGCTGAAATTGGAGTACTGGCTACTGTGGGTAAAGCTACTGTTAAAGTAGCTAAACAACCAAAAGTAATGATTGTTTCTACAGGGGATGAATTGGTTGATGTAAATGAAAACCCATTAGATCATCAAATTCGTAGAAGCAATGTATACACGTTAGTTTCCTTATTGAACGATTTAAAAATTCCAGCAGAAACAGCCCATATTACTGATGAAAAACAAATTTTAAAAGAAAAAATTGAATCGTATTTAAAACAATACGATGTACTGTTATTTAGTGGAGCAGTTAGTAAGGGGAAGTTTGATTTTTTACCTGAAGTTTTAGATGAATTGGGTGTTCAAAAGTTATTTCACAGAATTTCGCAACGACCTGGGAAACCATTTTGGTTCGGCACTACAGATAACTGCAATGTCTTTGCATTCCCTGGAAATCCAGTTTCAACCTTTGTAAATTGTTTGGTGTATTTTTACCCTTGGCATTATAAATCTGTTGGAGTTTCTTCCGAAGAAAAAACAGCAATTTTAGTAAAAGACCTTACTTTTAAACCTAATCTAAGCTGTTTTTTACAAGTAAAATTAACTTCTGAAAAAGGACAAGTATACGCAACTCCAATACAAGGAAATGGCTCAGGAGATTTGGCTAGCTTAGTAGAAGCAGATGGTTTTATCGAGCTCCCGAAAACCGAAGAAGTAGTATTTAAAAAAGGAAGTGTTTTTCCGATACTAACGTATCGGGGTTTTTAATTATTAATGTTTAGTTTTGAGTTAAAAATTTAAAATGAAGGAAAGTATTGTTCAAGGCAAGAGTTTATAATTTCAAAACAGCTTTTAAGAAGTGGAACTTCAATAGGAGCAAATATAGAAGAGGCTTTAGCTGGTCAAAGTAAGAGAGACTTTATTTCTAAAATGTCTATTTCTTCAAAAGAAGCTAGAGAAACTAAATATTGGTTACGTTTATTAAAAGAAAGTGACTTAACAAATATTGATGTTACAGATATACTTTCGGACATTCACGAGCTAATTAGGCTATTAACAGCAATTGTAAAAACATCACAACAGAGTTTAACTAAAAATTAAAAACTCAACATTTAAAACTTATATAAAGTGAGCAACTTTTCCCACATAAACGAACAAAATCAACCTAAAATGGTAAATGTTTCTGATAAAAAAATCACGAAACGTACAGCCATTGCCAAAGCTACTATGTTTTTAGGTTCAGAAATTGTGAGTCATTTTTCTAATGATGAACTCATCACTAAAAAGGGACCTGTTTTTCAAACCGCTATCATTGCTGGAATTCAAGCAGTGAAAAAAACCTCTGATATTATTCCAATGTGTCATCCTTTGTTAATCAATGGAGTGGATATCGACATCAATATTGTAGACGATGAGTATGTAGAGGTTTTTTGTAAAGTGACCATTGAAGGAAAAACAGGAGTAGAAATGGAAGCGCTTACAGGAGCTTCTGCAACTTGTTTAACCATTTACGATATGTGTAAAGCAATCAGTCAAAAAATGGTGATTCAAGAAGTGAAATTGATAGAGAAAACTGGTGGTAAATCGGATATTAAAAATGGATAAAAAACATACTAAACATACAAATCTAGTTAAGAAGTATAATGATAATTTTGCGTCTAATGAAGTAGCTATCTTAGGAACCAAATGCGGAGTTATTGCTGATTTGGTTCATGAAGTTTCTGCAAAATTATCACAATACAATTTAGGATATTTTGATGCTTCACACGCCAAAGATGT
The nucleotide sequence above comes from Tenacibaculum singaporense. Encoded proteins:
- a CDS encoding molybdopterin molybdotransferase MoeA, yielding MITVEEAKHIILENTQDFGIEEIPFLQAVGRVLKEDIVADRDFPPFNRVAMDGIAINHRFFEHGVRDFKTEGIQAAGSPQQTLDNAANCYEVMTGAVLPNNTDTVIRYEDVEINTLVATITIDEIKEGQNIHTQGSDKSEGTILIKKNTIISAAEIGVLATVGKATVKVAKQPKVMIVSTGDELVDVNENPLDHQIRRSNVYTLVSLLNDLKIPAETAHITDEKQILKEKIESYLKQYDVLLFSGAVSKGKFDFLPEVLDELGVQKLFHRISQRPGKPFWFGTTDNCNVFAFPGNPVSTFVNCLVYFYPWHYKSVGVSSEEKTAILVKDLTFKPNLSCFLQVKLTSEKGQVYATPIQGNGSGDLASLVEADGFIELPKTEEVVFKKGSVFPILTYRGF
- the moaC gene encoding cyclic pyranopterin monophosphate synthase MoaC is translated as MSNFSHINEQNQPKMVNVSDKKITKRTAIAKATMFLGSEIVSHFSNDELITKKGPVFQTAIIAGIQAVKKTSDIIPMCHPLLINGVDIDINIVDDEYVEVFCKVTIEGKTGVEMEALTGASATCLTIYDMCKAISQKMVIQEVKLIEKTGGKSDIKNG